From Rhodopseudomonas palustris:
GTCGATGATCTGCGCGCCGTTCTCGACCTGGTCGCGGGCGACCTGCAAGGCCGCGGCGTAGTCGCCGGCGGTGATCAGCTTGCGGAATTTCGCCGAGCCCGTGACGTTGGTGCGCTCGCCGACATTGACGAAGGGAATTGCGGCGGTGAGTTCGAACGGCTCCAGCCCGCTCAATCGCAGCCGCGGCTCGATCGTGGGCACCACGCGCGGCTTGTGCGGCGCGACGGCCTTGGCGATCGCCGCGATATGGTCCGGCGTGGTGCCGCAGCAGCCGCCGACGATGTTGACGAGGCCGGCCTCGGCGAATTCGCCGACCAGCGAGGCCATGTAGTCCGGGCTCTCGTCGTATTGGCCGAATTCATTGGGCAGGCCGGCGTTGGGATAGGCGCAGACCAGCGTATCGGCGACGCGGCCGATATCGGCGATATGCGCGCGCAGATCCTTGGCGCCGAGCGCGCAGTTGAAGCCGATCGTGATCGGCCCGGCGTGCCGCACCGAATTCCAGAACGCTTCCGGCAATTGCCCGGACAGCAGCCGTCCGGACTTGTCGGTGATCGTGCCGGAGATCATCACCGGCACGTCGATGCCGCGCGCCTCGGCGATCTCGGCGATTGCGTACAGCGCCGCCTTGGCGTTGAGCGTGTCGAAGATGGTCTCGACCAGCAGCAGATCGGCGCCGCCGTCCAAGAGGCCGTTGATCTGCTCGCCATAGGCGATGCGCAGATCGTCGAACGTCACCGCGCGATAGCCGGGATTGGCGACGTCGGGCGAGATCGAGGCGGTGCGGTTGGTCGGGCCGATGGCGCCGGCGACGAAGCGCGGCTTGCCGTCCTCGGCCTGCACCTTGTCGGCGGCGTTGCGGGCGAGGCGGGCGCCGTCGCGGCTCATTTCATAGGCGATCTCGGACAGGTCGTAATCGGCCTGCGCGATCGAGGTGGAGGAGAAGGTGTTGGTGGCGACGATGTCGGCGCCGGCGCGCAGATATTGCGCGTGGATATCCTCGATCGCCTGCGGTTGGGTCAGGATCAACAGGTCGTTGTTGCCGCGCAGGTCGCGATGGAAATCCTTGAAGCGCTCGCCGCGGAACGCAGCCTCGTCGAATTGCAGTTGCTGGATCATCGTCCCCATCGCGCCGTCGAGCACGAGGATGCGCTCGGCGGCGAGTGCGCGAAGACGAATGGCAGTCGGATTTTTGGGGGGCGACATTTGCGGAGTACTCAGCGCGACTCCCTCTCCCCGTCGGGGAGAGGGCTGGGGTGAGGGGGATCGAACGCATGCGGCCTGATCGTTCGGGCAATCGTCTCGAGCACGCCGTCGATGTTCGACAGGGGAGAGGGAGCGCGCCATCCGCGCGGAGAGTTCAGTTGCAAGTTCACGCTGCTTTCCTTGCGGCATTGGGCCGAAGGCCGAGCAGATGGCTGATCGCGAACACCAGGTCGGCGCGGTTCATGGTGTAGAAATGGAAGGTGTCGACGCCGTGCTTGGCGAGCTTGTGGACCTGGCCGGCCGCCATCGTCGCGGCCACCAGCTTGCGGGTGTCGGGATCGTCGTCGAGACCTTCGAACTGCTTCGCCAGCCAGTCCGGCACGCTGGCGCCGGCGCGCGTGGCGAAGCTGGAAGCCTGCTTGAAGTTCTGCACCGGCAGGATGCCGGGCACGATCGGAATGTCGATGCCGCGGGCGCGGACGCGGTCGAGGTAGCGGAAGTACAGATCGTTGTCGAAAAAGAACTGCGTGATGGCGCGGGTCGCCCCGGCATCGACCTTCGCCTGCAGCATGTCGAGGTCGGCGTCGAAGCCGCTGCTCTCCGGATGCTTCTCCGGATAGGCCGACACCGTGACGTCGATGTCCGGATGCTTGCGCTTGATCGACGCGACCAGATCGGCCGAGCTGCGATAGCCCTGCGGATGCGGCGTGTAGGCGCCGCCGAGCCCGCTCGACGGATCGCCGCGCAGCGCGACGATGTGGCGGACGCCGATCTCGTAGTAGCGCTCGACCACCTCGTCGACATCGGCGCAGGGCGCGTCGACGCAGGTGAGGTGGGCGGCCGGCGTCAGGCTGGTTTCGCGCAGGATGCGGGCGATGGTCGAATGGGTGCGCTCGCGGGTCGAGCCGCCGGCGCCGTAGGTCACCGAGACGAAACGCGGATGCAGCGGCGCCAGCCGGCTGATGGCCTGCCACAGATTGCGTTCCATCTCGTCGGTCTTCGGCGGAAAGAACTCGAACGAGATCGCCGGAATGTGCTGCAGCACGTCGCTCATGTCGGGTCATCCAGAGTGAAAGTCGAAACTCACGTCGACCGCTGCATCGCAAAGCGGAGTCGTTACGACGTCGTAGCCGGTCGTGCGTGCACCGCCGCATCGGCCGACGCTTTCGAAATTAAGCCGAACCCGCGGGGCGATCCAGCCCACCCATCGGCGAAATCGGGTGGGAATTTGCCCAACAGATGTTAATTAGACTGAAAATCTGGCATTCAAGTCCTTGAAAGTGGGCAAGATTGGCCGAGATTCCGGCTGCTTCTGTAGGGTTTCGCCCGAAAAACAAGGAATATCAGCACGGTTGCGGCGCCGGGATGAAAAACCAGACGAGATCTCCTCGCAAAAGTCCCAGGACTGCCCACTAAGAGGTTCCGATCCTCCTTACGGCGAATTTCCTAGCCGCTTACCTTTGCGCCACTCGTGGTTGAGCATTACCTTAGCCGGATGTTACCACTCTCCATCCTCGACCTGTCCGTCGTCACCACCGGCACCCCGCCGGCGGCGGCGTTGCGCAACTCGATCGACCTCGCCCGGCATGCCGACAAGCTCGGCTATGTCCGCTACTGGCTGGCCGAACATCACAATCTGCCGTCGGTGGCGAGTCCGGCGCCGGAAATCATGATCGGGCAGATCGCGGCGGTGACCGAGCGCATCCGCGTCGGCTCCGGCGGCGTGATGCTGCCCAACCACGCGCCGCTGATGGTCGCCGAGCGCTTCAAGATGCTGGAGGCGCTGTTCCCCGGCCGGATCGATCTCGGCATCGGCCGCGCGCCCGGCACCGATCAGGCGACGATGCACGCGCTGCGCCGCCGGCTCGACATCCGCGAGGGCGACGATTTTCTCGAGCGGCTGCAGGAGTTGATGCTGTGGGAGACGCGCGGCTGGCCCGCCGGCCATCCCTACAACAATGTCGTCGCCATGCCGAACGACGCGCCGCTGCCGCCGGTCTGGCTGCTCGGCTCCAGCGATTACAGCTCGGAGCTGTCGGCGCAGGTCGGCATGGGCTTCGCCTTCGCGCATCACTTCGCGTCCTACGACGCCGTCGAGGCGCTGACGCATTACCGCGCCGCTTTCCGGCCGACCCGCTGGCGCAGCAAGCCGCACGCTATTCTCGCGGTGGCGGCGGTGATCGCCGAGACCGACGAGGAGGCCGAGCGGCTGGCGATCTCGATGGACATCAACCGGCTGCGCCGCGACCGCGGCCAGTACGTGCCGCTGCCGAGCGTCGAGGAGGCGCAGGCCTATCCCTTGACCGATGCCGACCGCGCTTCGATCACGCGCAACCGCTCGCGGCTGTTCGTCGGTAGCCCGGCGACGGTGATGCAGGCGCTGCAGCCGCTGATCAGCGCCAGCCAGGCCGACGAACTGATGGTGATCACCGCCACCTACGACCACGACGCCCGCAAGCGCAGCTACACGCTGTTGGCGGAAGCGTTCGAGGCACAGAGGGCGGCGGCGTAGTTCGGTTCGAGTCCGTCATTCCGGGGCGCGAGCGTCAGCTCGCGAGCCCGGAATCTAGAGGAGTTCATCATCTCGGGATTCCGGGTTCGCTTGCTGCGCAAGCGCCCCGGAATGACCACGCGTGGATGAATCGGCGACGGAGGTCAGTTAGACTTCACCGCTCCGTAAACGTCGCCCGGAACGGGTGCCCCGGATAGACTCCGACGATGCGAAATTCGCGCGAGAAGAATTTCAGTTCGTCGAGCGCGAAGGCGAGGTTGCGGTCTTCGGGGTGGCCGTCGACGTCGGCGTAGAACTGCGTGGCGAAGAAATTGCCGTCGACCATGTAGCTTTCCAGCTTGGTCATGTTGACGCCGTTGGTGGCGAAGCCGCCCATCGCCTTGTACAGAGCGGCCGGCAGATTGCGCACCCGAAACACGAACGTCGTCACCAGCGGGCCCGAGCCCTGCGCCGCCCAGCGCGGCTCACGCGCCAGCATCACGAACCGCGTGGTGTTGTGGGTCTCGTCCTCGATGTCCTCGGCGAGGATGTCGAGGCCGTAGATCTTCGCCGCGAGCCGCGACGAGATCGCAGCACTGCTCTTGTCGCCGCGCTCGGCGACGATCCGCGCCGAGCCCGCGGTGTCGCCGGCGACGATCGGCCGGATGCCGAATTTGCGGATGATGCGCCGGCACTGGCCGAGCGCGTGGACGTGGCTCTCGACGGTCTTGATGTCTTCCAGCTTGGCGCCGGGCACCGCGACGAGCTGATGCCGGATCGGCAGAAACCATTCGCCGACGATGAACAGGCCGGACTGCGGCAGCAGATGGTGGATGTCGGCGACGCGGCCGGCGACCGAATTCTCGATCGGGATCATGCCGAGATCGGCCTCGCCCGAGGTGATGGCGGCGAGCGCGTCCTCGAAGGTGGCGCAGGGCAGCGCCTCGGCGGTGGGATAGGCGTCGCCGATCGCGATATGGGAATTTGCGCCCGGCTCGCCCTGGAATGCGATTTTCATGGTCTTGGTCATGGGATCCTGCGTGTTGCGGCGCGTTCTAGCAGCCGCAGCAGTTTTCGCCAGTGGGCAGGCTCACCCGGCCAGCACCCGCCGGGCGGTTTCCAGATCGGCCGGGGTGTCGACGCCGCGCGGCACGCTGTCGACGATGCCGACGTCGATCCGCATCCCGGCCTCCAGCGCGCGGAGCTGTTCGAGTTTCTCGCGCTGTTCGAGCGGCGAGGGCGGCAGCGCCACGAACCGCTCCAGCGCGGCGCGGCGATAGGCGTAGAGCCCGATATGGTGGTAGCGCGGCCCGTCGCCCCACGGCGCGGTGGCGCGGGTGAAATACAGCGCGCGCAGCCGGGCGTCGCCGATCGGGGAGCCGACCACCTTCACCACGTTGGGGTTGGTGCTCTCTTCCTCGGTGTGAATTTCGGCGGCCAGCGTCGCGATATCCACCGCCGGATCGTCGAGCGGCGGCAGCACGGCGCCGATCTGCTCCGGCCGGATGGTCGGGAAGTCGCCCTGCAGATTGATCACCGTCTGGATCGTGCGCTCGGGGTCGAGATTTTGCAGCGCCTCGTGGATGCGGTCGGAGCCGGACGGATGGTCCGCCCGCGTCATCACTACCTCGCCGCCATGGGCTCTGACGGCGTCGGCGATCGCCGGCGTATCGGTCGCGACCGCGACCCGGCCGATGTTCGCCGCCAGCGCGCGGCGCAGCACATGCACGATCATCGGCACGCCGCCGATGTCCAGCAGCGGCTTGCCGGGGAGCCTGGTCGCGGCCATCCGCGCGGGGATCAGGACGAGCGTGGGGTGTGCTGTCATCAGGATGCGGGATAGGGCCCGTGCGGTGGAAAATGGGCCCACCGTGCCTCAATCAGGACGGTATCAGGCTGTTGGTACGTCGGGGTGTAAAGCACTTATACGGGTTGCAAGAGCAGGGGCAAACCGTTATCTCATCACAACTAAAGTCTATTTGCGAATGCCAACGATAAACAATCCAGACTCGGTCTGACGGGAAACGCGAGCGCACCATGGATTCATTCGAGCTCAACAAAATTCTCGGCGCAGTTCTCGCCACCTGTCTCGTTCTGCTGCTGTCGAATTTCGCCGCGCAGGCGATTTTTGCACCGGACAAGGTCGAGAAGCAGGGCTACGCCATTGCGGTGAAGGAAGCCGAGCCCGCCCCGAGCAAGGACGCTGCGCCCGTCGCCTCCGAGCCGATCGAAAATTTGCTGCAGACCGCATCGATCGAGAAGGGCATTTCCGCCGCCAAGAAATGCGCCGCCTGCCACACCTTCGAGAAGGACGGCCCGAACCGCGTCGGCCCCAATCTCTACGGCATCGTCGGCGAGAAGCTTGGCGAAGGTCGCAATTTCAACTTCTCGGCCGCGATGAAGGCCAAGGGCGGCGAATGGACGTTCGAGGAACTCAACAAGTTCCTCGCCAGTCCGAAGGGCTATATCCCGGGCACCGCGATGAGCTTCGCCGGGATCTCGAACGAGAAGGAACGGGCGGATCTGATCGCCTATCTGAACAAGAATTCCGACACGCCCGAGGCGATTCCGACCGCCGCCAAATAGCGGTCCATCCCCAGCGCGATCGACGATCTCCAACGGCCGGGTCTTTCCCGGCCGTTTTCGCGTGCGCGCCACAAGCCTTCACGCTGTCCTGATCGGGACGTTTCGCCGCAACGCTCCCTGCCGCGGGGTGCTATCTTGCCGGAAATCCGGCATAATCGGCCGAATCCTCGCCGCATATTGCGGCTTGAGTGCTGTCTTGATGTCCAAATCTTAAGAACCAGATCCCGAGATCATGTGCTGAGATCATGCCCTGACATCAGGTCCGAACTGCCAGTCCGACGCCAACAGGAATTCCAGACCGTGAATTTGACCCGACGACATCTTCTGCAAGCCGGCGTAGCGGCGGCCGCCACCCCGGCACTCGGTCTCGGCTCCGGCCTGCTGGCCGGCGGGCCCGCGATGGCCGAGGACGCGGCGGACAAGCTGACTTCCGGACTGACCTGGCGGCACGGCCTGTCGCTGTTCGGCGAGCTCAAATATCCGCCCGGGTTCAAGCGGTTCGATTACGTCAATCCGGACGCGCCGAAGGGCGGCGCGGCGCGGCAGATCTCGCTCGGCACGTTCGATAATTTCAATCTCGCGGTGGCGGGCGTGAAGGGCAACATCGCCCCGGCGGTGGGCTATCTCTACGAGACGCTGATGACCCAGTCGCAGGACGAGGTCGGCACCGAATACGGCCTGCTCGCGGAGAGCGCGGCGCATCCCGACGATTTCTCCTGGGTGGTGTACCGGCTGCGCGCCGATGCGCGCTGGCACGACGGCAAGCCGGTGACCGCCGACGACGTGGTGTTCTCGTTCGACTCGCTGAAGAAATTCAGCCCGCGCTACGCCTCGTATTATCGCCACGTCACCAAGGCCGAAAAGACCGGCGAACGCGACATCCGCTTCAGCTTCGACGGGCCCGGCAACCGCGAACTGCCGACCATCGTCGGCGAACTGATGATCCTGCCGAAGCACTGGTGGGAAGGCACCGACGACCAGGGCCGCAAGCGCGACATCTCCGCCACCACGCTGGAGAAGCCGCTCGGCTCCGGCCCGTACCGGATCAAGGACTTCGTCGCCGGCCGCTCGATCGTGCTGGAGCGCGTCAAGGACTATTGGGGCGAGAAGCTGCCGGTCCGCGTCGGCCAGTACAATTTCGACGAGTTGCGCTTCGAGTTCTTCCGCGACAACACCGTGGCGCTGGAAGCCTTCAAGGCCGACCAGGCCGACTGGATCGCCGAAAATTCCGCCAAGCAATGGGCGACGGCCTACGACTTCCCCGCCGTCACCGACAAGCGCGTGGTGAAGGAAGAATTCCCGATCAACGATTCCGGCCGGATGCAGGGCTTCGTGCTCAATCTGCGCCGCGACATGTTCAAGGACGCGCGGATCCGGCGCGCCTTCAACTACGCGTTCGATTTCGAGGAGATGAACAAGCAACTGTTCTACGGCCAGTACAAGCGGATCAACAGCTACTTCGAGGGCACCGAGCTCGCCTCCAGCGGCCTGCCGCAGGGCGAGGAACTGGCGATCCTCGACACCGTGCGCGACAAGGTGCCGGCCGAATTGTTCACCCAGGCCTACACCAATCCGGTCGGCGGCAATCCGGAAGCGGTTCGCGCCAATCTGCGCGAGGCGATGAAGCTGGTGAAGGAAGCCGGCTTCGACTTCAAGGATCGCAAGCTGGTCGATGGCTCCGGCAAGCCGGTCACGGTCGAGATTCTGGTGCAGGATCCTTCGTCGGAGCGGATCTCGCTGTTCTACAGGCCATCGCTGGAGCGGCTCGGCGTCACCGTGTCGATCCGCGTGGTCGACGACGCGCAATATCAGAACCGGATCCGCGCCTTCGATTTCGACGTCATCACCGATCTGTGGGGCCAGTCGCTGTCGCCCGGCAACGAGCAGCGCGACTTTTGGGGCTCGCAGGCGGCCGACCAGCAGGGCTCGCGCAACACCATCGGCATCAAGAACCCGGCGGTCGACGCGCTGATCGACAAGGTGATCTTCGCCAAGGACCGGCCGACGCTGGTGGCCGCGACCCGCGCGCTCGACCGCGTGCTGCTGTGGAATTTCTACGTCGTGCCGCAGTTCACCTACGGCTTCTCGCGCTACGCGCGCTGGGACCGTTTCAGCCGTGCCGAGCTGCCGCAATACGCGCGTTCCGGCCTGCCGGCGCTGTGGTGGTACGACGAAGCCAAGGCCGCCAAGATCGGCCGACGTTCTTGAGGGAACGCCCGCTGATGGCGAAGCTCGATCGTCGCAATGTGCTCGTCCTCGGAATCGGCGCGCTGGCGGCGGCGCATCTTCGCCCCGCGGCCGCGGCCGAAGGTGAGACCATCGCCCACGGCATGTCGGCGTT
This genomic window contains:
- the metF gene encoding methylenetetrahydrofolate reductase [NAD(P)H], which translates into the protein MSDVLQHIPAISFEFFPPKTDEMERNLWQAISRLAPLHPRFVSVTYGAGGSTRERTHSTIARILRETSLTPAAHLTCVDAPCADVDEVVERYYEIGVRHIVALRGDPSSGLGGAYTPHPQGYRSSADLVASIKRKHPDIDVTVSAYPEKHPESSGFDADLDMLQAKVDAGATRAITQFFFDNDLYFRYLDRVRARGIDIPIVPGILPVQNFKQASSFATRAGASVPDWLAKQFEGLDDDPDTRKLVAATMAAGQVHKLAKHGVDTFHFYTMNRADLVFAISHLLGLRPNAARKAA
- a CDS encoding LLM class flavin-dependent oxidoreductase, encoding MLPLSILDLSVVTTGTPPAAALRNSIDLARHADKLGYVRYWLAEHHNLPSVASPAPEIMIGQIAAVTERIRVGSGGVMLPNHAPLMVAERFKMLEALFPGRIDLGIGRAPGTDQATMHALRRRLDIREGDDFLERLQELMLWETRGWPAGHPYNNVVAMPNDAPLPPVWLLGSSDYSSELSAQVGMGFAFAHHFASYDAVEALTHYRAAFRPTRWRSKPHAILAVAAVIAETDEEAERLAISMDINRLRRDRGQYVPLPSVEEAQAYPLTDADRASITRNRSRLFVGSPATVMQALQPLISASQADELMVITATYDHDARKRSYTLLAEAFEAQRAAA
- a CDS encoding prephenate dehydratase, with the protein product MTKTMKIAFQGEPGANSHIAIGDAYPTAEALPCATFEDALAAITSGEADLGMIPIENSVAGRVADIHHLLPQSGLFIVGEWFLPIRHQLVAVPGAKLEDIKTVESHVHALGQCRRIIRKFGIRPIVAGDTAGSARIVAERGDKSSAAISSRLAAKIYGLDILAEDIEDETHNTTRFVMLAREPRWAAQGSGPLVTTFVFRVRNLPAALYKAMGGFATNGVNMTKLESYMVDGNFFATQFYADVDGHPEDRNLAFALDELKFFSREFRIVGVYPGHPFRATFTER
- a CDS encoding 3-deoxy-manno-octulosonate cytidylyltransferase translates to MTAHPTLVLIPARMAATRLPGKPLLDIGGVPMIVHVLRRALAANIGRVAVATDTPAIADAVRAHGGEVVMTRADHPSGSDRIHEALQNLDPERTIQTVINLQGDFPTIRPEQIGAVLPPLDDPAVDIATLAAEIHTEEESTNPNVVKVVGSPIGDARLRALYFTRATAPWGDGPRYHHIGLYAYRRAALERFVALPPSPLEQREKLEQLRALEAGMRIDVGIVDSVPRGVDTPADLETARRVLAG
- a CDS encoding cytochrome c family protein; this encodes MDSFELNKILGAVLATCLVLLLSNFAAQAIFAPDKVEKQGYAIAVKEAEPAPSKDAAPVASEPIENLLQTASIEKGISAAKKCAACHTFEKDGPNRVGPNLYGIVGEKLGEGRNFNFSAAMKAKGGEWTFEELNKFLASPKGYIPGTAMSFAGISNEKERADLIAYLNKNSDTPEAIPTAAK
- a CDS encoding extracellular solute-binding protein, whose translation is MNLTRRHLLQAGVAAAATPALGLGSGLLAGGPAMAEDAADKLTSGLTWRHGLSLFGELKYPPGFKRFDYVNPDAPKGGAARQISLGTFDNFNLAVAGVKGNIAPAVGYLYETLMTQSQDEVGTEYGLLAESAAHPDDFSWVVYRLRADARWHDGKPVTADDVVFSFDSLKKFSPRYASYYRHVTKAEKTGERDIRFSFDGPGNRELPTIVGELMILPKHWWEGTDDQGRKRDISATTLEKPLGSGPYRIKDFVAGRSIVLERVKDYWGEKLPVRVGQYNFDELRFEFFRDNTVALEAFKADQADWIAENSAKQWATAYDFPAVTDKRVVKEEFPINDSGRMQGFVLNLRRDMFKDARIRRAFNYAFDFEEMNKQLFYGQYKRINSYFEGTELASSGLPQGEELAILDTVRDKVPAELFTQAYTNPVGGNPEAVRANLREAMKLVKEAGFDFKDRKLVDGSGKPVTVEILVQDPSSERISLFYRPSLERLGVTVSIRVVDDAQYQNRIRAFDFDVITDLWGQSLSPGNEQRDFWGSQAADQQGSRNTIGIKNPAVDALIDKVIFAKDRPTLVAATRALDRVLLWNFYVVPQFTYGFSRYARWDRFSRAELPQYARSGLPALWWYDEAKAAKIGRRS